One Penaeus vannamei isolate JL-2024 chromosome 38, ASM4276789v1, whole genome shotgun sequence genomic window, ATGTATGTGTAGATAGTTGAGGCCGGTACAGTGTATGATAGAACTTTATTGTGTGTCGAGaggtcttttttgttatttgttttttatttaagtatctttttttattgtttgaatGCCAAAATTAATTTTGTGTGAGTTGTTGCTGATTTgcctcatattatatatatatatatatatatatatatatatatatatatatatatatatatatatatatatatatataaagaaaagaaaaaaaaaaaagaagaaaaaaaatctatatctatatctatatttatatctatctatctatctatctatctatctatctatctatctatctatctatctatctatctatctatctatctatctatctatctatctatctatctatctatctatctatctatctatctatctatctatctatctatctatctatctatctatctatctatctatctatctatctatctatctatctatctatctatctatctatatatatatatatatatatatatatgtataaatatatgtataaatatatgtatatatatatatatatatatatatatatatatatatgtatatataatcatatacatatataaatatatacatatatatatatatatatatatatatatttatatatatatatatatatatatatatatatatatatatatatatatatatacatatacatatacatatacatatacatatacatatacatatacatatacatatacatatacatatacatatacatatacatatacatatacatatacatatacatatacatatacatatacatatacatatacatatacatatacatatacatatatatatatatatatatatatatatatatatatataatatatatatatatatatatatattatgtacatatatatatatatatttatatatatatatataatcatatacatatataaatatatgcatatatacatatatacatatatatatatatatatatatatatatatatatatatatatatatatatacatacatatacatatacatatacatatacatatacatatacatatacatatacatatacatatacatatacatatacatatacatatacatatacatacacatacacatacacatacacatacacatacacatacacatacacatacacatacacatacacatacacatacacatacacatacacatacacatacacatacacatacacatacacatacacatacacatacacatacacatacacatacatatatatatatatatatatatatatatatatatatatatatatatatatatacatatacatatacatatacatatatatatatatatatatatatatatatatatacatatatatatatatatatatatatatatatacatatacatatacatatatatatacatatatatatatatatatatatatatatatatatatatatatatatatatatatatatacatatacatatatatatatatatatatgtatgtatgtatatatatttgaaattatttattcatgtatttatttgtttatttaatgattatatatatatattattttttatttaagaattatgtatttatatattcatatatatatatatttgtatatttatgtatttgtatatttatttatttgtttatttaatgatgatatatatattaattttttatttagaaattatgtatttatatattcatatatatatattttgtatatttatgtatttgtatatttattgatttattccatTTTGTTATAAGGAATTGCATGAATATCAAACTAATACATACCATAATTTATCCCATAACAGGGTCTCAATCGTCTTGCTGCCATAGCTTTATTGTTCCTGAATGAAGAAGATGCCTTTTGGTGCCTCATCTACATTGTTGATTTTCTCATGCCACCCGATTATTACAACAGGAATCTTTTGGGGTCCTTGGTCGATCAGGTAGGATGGTGTTACATATTGTTTTTTAGGATTCTTTGTAGAGCCACAATTGACTTTTGATTATTTTGTTGCTCCAAATTTTGAAGGCTTTATGACTGCTTTTGTgctgtttattttcttcatttatttgatttgtttttgttgttttttgttggagTTACTTTTGAAGTACATTTTTGTTGCACACTATTATtcctaacattatatatatgattttgattttatattacttattattattgtgagtCATATTATGATAATAGGTATAAGTATTTCATCTTTTTCTGCCTATTGTATATAATTGAGTCAAATGCCCTTGTGAATAGCTCTAAATAGCATTTCAATCAAATACTTTCATCCCACATTTTACATAGGTATTAAACAGACTCATCCCCTTATACGTTTTGAACTTTTATCCCACCAGCGAGTCTTAAAGGACCTTGTTGCAGAGAAGTTGCCTCGTCTAAATGCCCACATGGAGCAGCATGGCTTAGacatctctctcttcaccttcaaCTGGTTCTTGTGTGTTTATATTGACACCATTCCTCCCATAACCTACCTCACCATATGGGACTCCTTCCTCTACGAAGGTTCAAAGGTTAGATACAATCCTGAAAAATttgctgtgattttttttgtttactatATGTGGAGGGGAATAAATGGGTGTGTATTTAGATTGTGGAGTAAAAGAAATGTTATCTtgtagttcttgttttttttctaactaggtcttttctcattcttcaacCTATCTTGTGTGGTTACTAGTGTGAGTGTAGGTTTTGACTGATCTTCATTCAAGTCCAATAGAGGAAGAGTCAGAATTGGAATGAATGAACTTTAGTTCTTTATACTCTTAGGGTTGAGGTCTGTGTTATTTATTATACATGCGTAGTTGTTAAAACAATTGTTCATTGTCCAATAAGCAAAATCTATGTCTGATTCTAAAACAAAAATTTCTTCAGAATTACCTGAGATTGTAAAAGACATATTTTTTGTAAACTTTGCTACATGGATTTTTGGACCTCATGCTTTTTTATGGTTTCTACATTCAAGAAGATAAAGCAAATGGTAATCCTGTACTATTTAAATGAAAACATGAATGAAGATGTTTTAAAGCTAATTACAGGATCTTCTGCTTCATTGGGATATATTGTGTTAACCGTGATTATAGGATTTAAGTCAAAGAAAACAGCTGGCCCCCTTAGTTTTGGAATTCCTGCACTTCTGTTTTTGTTCTAGTGATTAAATGTTTTTATAGTCTCATTGAAATGCTgactttaattttgttttatgtggTATATATTGTTAtggtttatatagatatagatatagatatagatatagatatagatatagatatagatatagatatagatatagatatagatatagatatagatatagatatagatatagatatagatatagatatagatatagatatagatatagatatagatatagatatatatatatatatatatatatatatatatatatatatatatatatatatatatatatatatgtatatatatatatatatatataatttttagattttttcaaaCATGGTTAAACTTTCGTACTTTTGGAGGTGCATTGGGCATTATTTTAAAGTTATACTATTTACTATTATGTTAAACACATTAACATATTGAATATATCAGTATTTTTGGAATTTTGattgtattttctgtttctctccttctgatattttaatttcttttacctGGAGAGAGGGGAATCTCACAGGAGAAGAGTAGATGTCTGTTCAAATAGTTAACAgtagttttgtttcatttttttttgagtCCTTTTTGTAAGCAGTTATAAACCAAGGCCCATGTATACATCCTAAATTTTCCTTCCATAGGTTCTGTTCCGTTATGCATTAGCCATATTCAAGCTATGCGAAGATGGAGTCATGGAAAGATGTGACTACATGGAGATATTTTCCTACCTGCGTTCTGTCCCAGAGCCCATCACAGACATCCCCAGACTACAGGAGGTGAGTACAGTACTTTTGAAGAGATCTTTGGTAATACTGCAAGATACTGTaccttctccctctattcatgttttcttcttcctatggGGATATTGGGATATTTGGAAGGGTTCTGGCCCTCATgagtttttcttttgtattttgtggGTCATTACAGAAGCTGCAACTAAATGCCTTTGTAATGCTGCATATCTTCTGTTGGGATTTTGGCTGAATGAAATTCATAATTGTGGCAAATGTGGGATATTTTTCTATTGCTATTTTAGGTTGGGTAGTTGTATTGGTTGACTTTTCTTaaacttcttccatctcctttatcTGCAACAGTGAAGAGGACTTGTGTTTGTAGATCTAATGATGTTTTAAACCAAATAAAAGGATTACATTGAATTTATTGGTGTTTCAGCATTATTGCTTCCTACTAAAGTATGATTTGATATACAATGTACTAGAAGCTTTTTTGCTTgcgataattttcataatctatGAAATGCATTTTGGATTTGCAAATTTTCATAATCTACGAAATGCATTTTGGATTTGCAGAAATTGTAAGTTACTAGAGTAAATGCATTTTTGATAAAGTTGTATTTCCTTAAGACAGGAAAGAACTTCCATGCATTTTAATATTTGTATTTAAGTTTTtaaattgtattttgtttatgtCTTATGACTTATTTAAAGCCAAATTGAGGAGGAGATGAAATCTGTAAAATCTTTGTTGAATATTGCtctgttatttttatattaactttagttttggtttgtttatttatttagatctggacttttttgtatttatttttgtacatatgatgatcattcatttttctttcctttgagcttgccattttcttttcctttatgttTTTCTCCTCTTAAGGTGTAATAACACAGTAATAATGAAAGACACTTTATTGCTCCAAAGGTTTGACATATCATCACTAATTGATGTAAatacaaatcttttttttttttccttctcttttttgtgtgttatgcCAAAACTAGTTAGGAGCTTTTAAAACACTGGCTTCTACTGAATGCATTACGATAAACCAAAGCCCAAACTTTTAACCCAACCTTGAAGTGTCTACGATATACCCAGCAGTTTAGCAAATTGTAGTAGGTTGTCATCCTTCTTTGCAGCTGACCTTCAGTATAGGAAATTGGCTTCATAAATAGGTTTGTTGTTGCTtggattgtttgcttgttttcaaCGATGAAAAGGTTAAGTAAAAAGTTTACACCACTTTGGAGTATCTGTGTATTCTATCAAACAGACTTCAAAGTCTAGGCAGACATGAATAGCACAACAAGAACATTTTACGCCAAAAATTTGTAATAATACCACAGGCTAAAAGTGAGTTAGACAAAGAATGAATGGGAAGTGTTTAATTCTCCAGATTATTTGATTGACATATAAATCCACAGGTAAAAACTATAATGTAAGATCCTTGTTTTCTTGTTGTAAAGCATCATAAAAATAcccaatgctgttgttgttgttttctcttcttccatcacaTCACCAGATGCACTGCCTCAGGTTCTATTGTAAATTGAAGGAATTTACCAAAAGGACATTTCTGATTGAATGCTCAATCCATACGAGATGCATTTCTTAACAGCTCTTCTGTATCAACCATATGCTGTGTAGGGGACTTAACCCACCAGAAATTCTTGATGCTGTATAGCATTATTgacttttgatgatttttttatctCCAATTAAGTACTTTATAGGGTAGCACTGAATAAGTATGAAGTAGCAGGGTCGCAGATTCATTGGAGCTACAATGACATAGATCAAGTTGCTGCCAGTATGCATCTGTGCTGCCATTTTGATGATTAAATAAACTGATGTAAATGGTAGGCTTAACCTATATGTTGTCCATGTTGAGGTTAGGACAAGAGTAAAAGAATATTCACTGTCAAGATGAatcttataagtatatatgttctCTTGGTACTTTACATCAGTTTATAATATACAGAGGGACAGAACACTGGGAGCTATagtacataagagaaaatacctATTTTTTCACAAAACTTGTCGGATTTTGAATTTCATCTAAGATTTTAGGGAATTTGacatctctctctaaatctacaGACTTGTATATTTGGTAGGTCCTATGTACACTATAACTCAAGCATTTGTCTAAGAATAAGGGCTGAAAATGTATTTAAGTATGGCACAGGTCTAATGAGTGATGAACCTAAGTTACCATACAGGACACTTGTAACATGTCTAAATTCTAAACTAATTTTGAACAAATTAAAAACATGTAGGTTGTTTTCATTCTGACAATGTCTATCTGTTTTTACTTATTATAGTATATGTAGAAGCTTACAAGTTCACAAGGAATATGTGAAGAGCaagaggatatttttttctttgtttgtgtgtcttttgccGTCACAGTGTTGGAATGTTTTTTCCATATTTATTCTAGAGTGTACTTCTGTTGATCATAATCCAGTGAATGGAAGGATATCTTAGTTACTAGCTAacaaaagataaaggaaggataACCTCTCACAAAACTTATCCATGTCTGAAAcatcaaagggaaaaaaagaaattgtgcCAATTTCTCCTGAAGATATTCTGGGACCATAGACCTTTTGACTATCTTACATCTAACTCTGTTCACTCAAGGAAGAGATCAACTCCTTATCATTTCCCTATTGCCCTGAACCTCGTAAAGAACATTTGTTTTAAAGGTACGTTGtttaatttaatatttttatacttGCCTTTTTACTACAGCTATGCATGACAGTAAAATGACCAAGGAGATGGTGACTTAAGAAAGTGACTCATTAAGCAGGTTGCACAATTTGAAAGGTGTTCATTACAAAGGAATTGATCAAAGCgctagattatatacatattgcCCCTTAAGGAGGTAAATAAAAGTTATCTTGAAGTCAATAGAAATTCATGCTTTTTTGGAATCCTGCTCTGAAATTTGGTCCTGTCATGTGTGCATCAATCAGATTATTATTTAGTTGAataattatctatctctttgtttttgttaattgttTCTTagtcacatatatatgttgttattccTTCACATAGATGATCAATCTATGTAATATTTTTTAGATTTAGTTCAAAGGAGAATTGAGCAAGAGAATTATTCATGTAGCACTTACAGTATTGTAAAGTCATGGTGATTGCTGTTTGGTTACTGTGATAATACATCCTGGGATTTCTCACTTAATATCATACATTTATGGTGAAACAATtaaacatacattgatatatttaCCATGACTATACTAAGAAAACACTGATACCTCTAAAAGgcatctatttttcttattctattcatGCTCGCAAGATTGAAAAGAGCGAAGGATCTTTTAGAATTTGTTAGTCTAGCATTTGTTTCACTCATTTCCTCATCTGGTGAGAGAGCGAGGAATTTCTTTGTTTGTGCATCAAGGACTTCATTctcctttgtttgtgtttggatcTGTGGCTGTCGATTCACAGCTTCCTAGCAACAACGGCGCGATGGAGGGCCTTGTTCCTcttttctcgcctctccctcttctccttggcCTTGTCCTTAGACTTGTCCTTGCCCTTCTCCTTGCGCAGGGACTTCTTCCAGCCGTGCTTCTTGGGGCTGTATTTTTTGGGTGGCTTGTGGGCCTTGGGCTTAGCAGCAGGGCTGCTTGagtgtgagaagggggaaggagtgactGCAGCTGTGGCCTGTGAAGACTTGTGGTGGTTCTTGTTCACTTTGTGGaccttgggggggcggggggtgacaTGGATCAGTCGCTCAGATTCCATTGGGATGCCATCCtgtcaaaacagagagagaaaaggttggTATATAGGAAAATATGCATATCACTTTTAAGATACAGATACAATACCATTTTTAGAGACGTAATCTCATTATTGTGCAGAACACAAACACATTAGCAATGCGATATGAGTCTAATACTATTtctaaaaggaagaaagggtgacAGAACTATTTCTAAAAGGAAAAGTGTCATAAGTCCTAAAGCAAAGTATTTTACAAACATAACAGTAGACAGACGTAAAGGAATATAAGATCTACATTTGTGTAGTATCTAGTGTATTGAGATCTTACTCAAGGAGACCTCTAGCATTGTTAACCATTAGCTAACGATGCTGAGCACAGAATATTGATTACCTACACAAGGGACAAAGAAACAATTCTCATTTAACTGCagctgaaaaaaaacgaaattggaaaaaaacacacacaatgtgaATGAGTTTCTGAAAGATACAGGTTCCAGGGCAGAAGAACAAACATAGTCTGCAAGCATGGAAAATAGCCAGTTATGGTGAAACACACAAGcccaaacattattatcatctggaaaaaaaagaatttacacTGGGAAATGTAATGAAAAGTGACACCTAAGAAAAATAATGTGTCCAAGAAGGCATCACAAGCAGAGCAGCAACACACGATGGTGGTGTTCAGGAAGGTCGCAAGAACTCCTGTACCTTGGTGCCATTCTtgaccttcttcccctcctttggTTGCTCACTAGTGAGGACGGGGAGCGCCTTGGGCGTCCTGTTGGTGATGAGGTGGGCGCTGGGGACCCTGTTGGTCACCAGGTGCTGCTTCTGCTTGAGCTCCCCTTGCTTCTGCTGCTGCCATGAGAGGACCACAAGTTAGGGAAGAGGAGCCTGAGCAAGGATGTCCAGTTCCCAGACAGAGGGGTGTTGCATGAGGTGCATGCCTCCACTGACATGACAAATATGAGGACTAAGCTGCACACAGATTAcctataaatgtttgtgtgtctgtgtgtgtggagggggactACAGGTTGTGtagtatacatgcgtgtgtgtattaaagCAACACCATTATCTAATGTATGTAGTTACTATGGCATGTTAAAAGTAAGAGAGTTTATGTCACTGGTGTTAGTTAGGGAGAGGCATGCTGTAAAAAGGCCAAAATATGTAGATTCTGTGATAGTGGAAAGGATTATCATAAAATGTAAAGAATACCCAGTACATtcttatattattcattattgcttCGAGGGGATCGTCCATTATAGGGAATAAAAAAACACTAGTCATAAAAAATCTATGTAATATCTGTTCTATAAAAAGGAGTGGGTTGaggtatatttgatatatttaataaACTAGTAGGCAAAAgctaaagggaaaagggggttcTTTGGGATGAATGCATTGAAAAGGACGTCATTGCAAACTGAAAGTCACTTACAAAAATATTATGTTACATGatgcatgttctctctctctctctctctctctctctctctctctctctctctctctctctctctctctctctctctctctctctctctctctctctttctttctttctttctttctttctttctttctttctttctttctttctttctctctctctctctctctctctctctctctctctctctctctctctctctttctttctttctttctttctttttttttttctttctctctctctctctctctttttttcactttctcttctctctctctctctttctctctctctctctctctctctctctctctctctctctctctttcgctctttctctctttctctttttctctctctctctctctctcttctctctctctctctctttctctttctctttctctatgtctctctctttctctttctcgctctttctctttctctttctctttctttctttctttctttttctttctctttctctttctctttctctttctctttctctttctctttctctttctctttctctttctctttctctttctctttctctttctctctctctctctctctctctctctctctctctctctctctctctctctctctctctctctctctctctctctctctctctctctctctctctcactctctttctttctctctttctttctctctttctctttctctctttctctctctctctctctctctctctctctctctctctctctctctctcccctctctctctctctctctctctctctctctctctctctctctctctctctctttctctctctttctctctttctctctttctctctctttctctctctttctctctctctctctctctctctctttctctctctctctctctcgctctccctctcgctctcgctctctcgctctctcccgctctctctctcgcgcgctctctgtctctcgctctctctttctctttctctctttctctctttctctctttctctctctctctctctctctctctctctctctctctctctctctctctctctctttctctctctctttctctttctctttctctttctctctctctctctctctctctctctctctctctctctctctccctctctctctctctctctctctctctctctctgtgtgtgtgtgtgtgtgtgtgtgtgtgtgtgtgtgagagagagagaagaagaaagaagaagaagaagaagaagaagaagaaagaagaagaagaaagaagaagaaagaaagagaaagaaagaagaaagaaagaagagaagaagaagaagaagaagaagaagaagaaagaaagaaagaaagaaagaagaagaagaaagaaagaaagaaagaaagaaagaagaaaagaaagaaaaaaagaaaaaagaagaaagaagatgatagaagagaggaaagaaaagaaaacgaaagaaagaagaaaaaaagagaagaaagagagaaagaaagaaagaaagaagaagaagaaaagaagaaagaaaagaaaaagagaagaaagaagaaagaaagaaagagaaagaaagaagaagaaagaagaagaaagaagaaagagaagaagaagaagaagaagaagaaaacagaaaggcagagaggcagagaggcgaaGATCCTATTAAGCCTATTATAAAGGCCGATTTTTCCATCA contains:
- the LOC113809894 gene encoding splicing regulatory glutamine/lysine-rich protein 1 isoform X1 — translated: MKYSLLLLVALGLLCAASAKPHGDGKRTHVAKRTREHELSNRMGHGDHHRRDHSLGHKTDAHKNNSTHSAHRPAQHKLEGAHKAEARKALAHRNAGGNKGAKTPGGDAGSNHDAKDLQLQHITEHNIEKKHEDKQQKQGELKQKQHLVTNRVPSAHLITNRTPKALPVLTSEQPKEGKKVKNGTKDGIPMESERLIHVTPRPPKVHKVNKNHHKSSQATAAVTPSPFSHSSSPAAKPKAHKPPKKYSPKKHGWKKSLRKEKGKDKSKDKAKEKRERREKRNKALHRAVVARKL
- the LOC113809894 gene encoding uncharacterized protein isoform X2, coding for MKYSLLLLVALGLLCAASAKPHGDGKRTHVAKRTREHELSNRMGHGDHHRRDHSLGHKTDAHKNNSTHSAHRPAQHKLEGAHKAEARKALAHRNAGGNKGAKTPGGDAGSNHDAKDLQLQHITEHNIEKKHEDKQKQGELKQKQHLVTNRVPSAHLITNRTPKALPVLTSEQPKEGKKVKNGTKDGIPMESERLIHVTPRPPKVHKVNKNHHKSSQATAAVTPSPFSHSSSPAAKPKAHKPPKKYSPKKHGWKKSLRKEKGKDKSKDKAKEKRERREKRNKALHRAVVARKL